The window CTGTCGTTGTCAACCATGTTctatcaaaaaaaaaaagtctatcCCATAAGCGCTAGTCTATAAGTTAGTTAACGCTAGAGTTTGATATACAGTTACATTAATTCTACCTAACCGCATAGAGCATCGTTGGATCGTACTGCCTCCAAATTATCTGGATACAAGAAGACTCAAGTGTATGTCAAGCCACGAATCTACCCCGTATACAGTTAATGATGCGACGTTGTTCGCTACACCGGAGAAATTGATATCTTCGAACCATGTGAATCCATGGACTTAAAAAACAGCAGCATAtattttgacaaatttttcccACGCTGGAATTTTGCTATAGCAAAATTCATAATTGTTGACATAATATCGTGTATGTGTCTTCCTTCTCCTACTCTTCATCTTCTCTCGCTACCTCTTCCTCCACTGCACCGCACCACTGTCCAACTGGCAGCTTCGTCCCTCCTTCCACTAGTTTCTTTTGATTCAGGCTTCGATTCAGAATCTGGTGTGCAAAGGTACAAAGGTAACTTTCAGTCATaatagagagaaaaaaaaaaaaataaagtaggGTCGCTATGGAACGTACCATTGAAGAGCGAATTTGTGATATTGCGATCATGCGATCTTCATCATAATTCACTGCACAGTCTGTTAGTGGCTCGGAAAAGTTCCATGCAGGAAATACAGGCCACTAAGCAGGAGTGTTAGGGAGGGAGAAGAAATCTGGCCTCGCAGAAAGTGACTATGCTACCTTGATTGTCTCTGCAGATGGAGGAGAGAAGAAGAAAGTGGAAGAAAACAAGAAGGGAGAGTCTAAAGGGAGCAGTAGAGCAGAAGCCGGTGCCAACAGCAAGGAAGGGACGACGTCAGGTGCAAACGTCGGGACGAAGAACAAGCAGGACGGTGGAGACGGAAGCAAGAGGTTGGTCTCTCATTGCTAAACGGTTCACAGTGGGTACGACAACGAAATGTCACACAGCTCTATGCTAGCGATGCTCTCTTCTGCCGCATACAAATACCAtcaggataaaaaaaaaatactgtcgGACGATGGATTACCAAGATGAAATTATTCGTCAAAGTCGCACGCAAGATTACTTTATTCCATTTTTTTCAATCGCATACGAAGTTTCTTTCCGCTCGTACGTGTAGGCTGTAATTCTTAACTCTGGAAAGTATGTTAAGAAATCGAGAAATTGGCTAGCAAACTTAAGTCAAACCGAGTCTTATACCGCTCCTATTCGTAAACGAACATTTTTCAAAGGTGTTACACGTTCTACGATTACCCATGAAACAGTTTCGTGCGCTGCCTTCTCTATCTGACGAAGATATTCGTTTGTAAAACAAACAGCAGTCTCATCGAGCATGATAGCAAGACTATTAGTATCTTGAGGTAAATTATATACTCGGCAGACTGCGTTTAAGCCCTAACGCGACAAGAAGCAATCTTATTGTTCGTCGGAGATACTGCTACTCTATATCTCGCGTATGTGTCGATACTTGTTCCAACTTTACAAGAAGTGCCCTCCCGGAAGAACAGCGAAGAGGTGATGCTCCCTTTCTGGAAAACTTGTGTCGAGGGATACGCAATCCAAACGTTCCCACACGGACATACTTTTTACACACAAGTGATGAAAACTGGATGCAGACCACAGTGAAAACATGCATAATAGTAAATTAAGTAAACTGGTAACACTATTGTGTAACAACGATGtacaagtgaacgccagaatgcAAACGATCGtgtttattactattattattattactattaattaCTAccactgctgctgctgctgctactGCTGTTACTATTGTTACTGTTAATATTATTATGATTACTGAAAACGAAAAAGTTGCTAGCCAAATTTATATGCTTAACATAGTTACAGAGGTACTTATTAAGCCTCAGAAAGTCATAGTTTTTAAAAGATTACCTTTTGTACATAATAAGaatttttgaaacgatttgtaaatgtaataaaaacaataattattttcagtgtggagtctagTAACAAAAGTCAAAAAAGAGAAGATAAAGGTAATTACTTGAACTATTCAAACGATTATATGAATCTTTGTTTTCCTTATTACAGTTGCATGTTTAATTGCGTGTACAATACTATTTTCTTCCATACTCCTATTTTGTTACCGCAGACAAAAAGGCTTCACAAGTTAGTCCTGTTAATGCGAGCAGCAGAAATTTATGGGTATCTGGGTTGTCTTCGAGTACTCGTGCGACTGATCTGAAACAAATATTCTCGAAATACGGGAAAGTGATAGGTGCCAAAGTGGTTACGAATGCAAGAACGCCCGGTGCAAGATGCTACGGATACGTTACTATGTCCACAAGCGAGGATGCTGCGAAATGTATACAGCATTTACATAGAACGGAACTTCATGGACGCGTAATATCCGTAGAAAAGGTAGGCATGACAAAAAGGATAACGTTCCCATTATTATGGGCATTCCGTATGCATTCTCTCTCGAGGTGTCCATTCTTGTTTAAAGGCGAAAGGCGACACTCAGCAAAGTCATATGCGTAAACGGGACACTACGAATGGAAAATCCGAGAAGAAGGAGGAGAAAGACAAGATAAAGGATAATCACGATGTAAGCGATCGAAAGGAGAAAGAACCGAAAAAGGAAATCGAAGATAAAGGGTTGGAAACAAGTAAGTTATTATTGTACGAATTTATTTACGCAAGAAACGGTatcgatatatttttaaataaaatttaattattcgacAGGGATGTTCCAAGCACTTCGTTCTTTTCAAAACGtttcaacaaatttatttttttagactGGATTAGGTTATAACAAATGAAATTAGAACTATACTAATTTCTTCAACTTGTCACCCATGCTTCAACATATTGTTACTCATATTTTAGACTAACTCGTTGTTTCATTGCCGAAGAAGACCAAACAATAAATTGGTTGAATCTTCAAGAAGAAAGAACGAAATCCTTGGAATGACATTTTTgtcgaataattattttataccaAACAACTTACATTGTTATTGTAAAAGAACCGTCTAAATGTGCGACAGCGAAAAAATCGGACGAGAAAAGCGAGGGCGCTGAGAACAAGAAAGCAGAGGTGCTGGAGAAGAAAGACGAAGTTTCCAAGGAATCTGATTCCCGATCAACCAAGTCGACCAGCAAAAAGCCAGAGGGCGAGAAAGGAAAGCGCGGCGGCGACGAGAAGAAAATCCGTTCCTGGGATCACCATCGATCTCATACACGATCCCGTAGCCGTGAACGGCGCAGGCGCGACGATGTCCTCACATTCGCTAAGATCAGGGTAAAACTGGACTTTTCCATGATCCATCCGTGAAAAACAAGGAGAACGATTACGAAGTCGGGCATATTTTCAGGAGGAACGGGAGAGGCAAAGATTACGCGAAAGAGAGAGAATACTTCGCGAGGAAGAACGAAGAAGGCGAGAAGATATGGAGCGACAGAGGGAAATAGATCGCAAACAGAGGGAAGAGGCCGCACGTTTGGAAAGGGAACGGGAAAAGTTACGGAGGGAGAGAGAAAGGATCGAACAGGAGAAGGCAGAATTACTTCGTCTCGAACGGGAACGTCAGAAGGTCGAAAGGGAGAAGCTGGAACGAGAAAGGTTGGAACTGAAAAGGCAACAGATGCGGCTCGAGGAGAGTAGGCGGGCTCCGCCGCCACCGTCTATAAAACGATCTTCTAGCGACAGAAGGGATCCGAGAGACTTATACGTGGAACCGGACAGAAAGCGTATGACGACAGAACACAGTCGAAGACACTCTCCGGAGCGAGTAAGTGATCGACGTGGTGAAATATTGGATCGTGTCTCTGATAGACGATTGGATGCATCGCCGCCTGCGCGATACGAGTCTAGTAGGTAAGAATGCCGTCTAGATAGTTTTATTCCGATGTTGGGCATTAATCGTACAAATCCCAGAGGTAATTACACTTTCGATGTGTTACAGATCTGCCCAAGATATCGGACTAAAGAAGGAATTTAAACGCAGCAGTGACTTTACTTCGCGAAGTAGTCGCCCGGAAAGTTTTTCCGAAGTTTCCCGCGGAAGGGAAGTTATAGTACGCCGAGAGACGCTTAGCACGACAGCGTCATCCATCGATCCTCGACAAGTGAAGGAAAGGTAAATTACAAATCAATTAAACGTTAGAAAATTGGCAAACGATTGATTTCATCGAATATGATCAAAAGATCGTCGACGAAATTTTTCAGCAGGTATGAACGACCAAGTACGACCACTTACACTCGCGAGCGCGAAGTTCGACGTTCTGAACCGGAAACGCATAGGAGCTCCAGGGACAGTCATACGCGTTACAGCGAAAGTTTCAAACCTACAGGTTCCAGTACACCACGTAAGTATTTATTACTTACAAATTCACTGCATCGACTATCAAATTTTCTTAGttaattcgtttaatttttcttttaaatactcTTACTAATGTACACCCGGGGGAAATAGAAGAGAAGGAGAGGTACACATAAAATTAGTGCTGCCGATTGCTCAGGCAGTTGATGGTATAATAGCTTTATACGCACCTTCTTCGCGCATCACGTAGTTTCGGGAAGGGATGGGTATACTGGTAGGGGTTTCCCTTCGGGTGTACAGTGGAGGAGCGCAGTAGTGTCGTGACGTAGAGGCGTGAAGTGTACTGATTGATTGAACGACTTTTTATCCATTCGTTTTGTTCTGGAGTAACGTGTTCCGTAATCTTCAAAAACTATAGGTGACAGTCGCTACGTGGAGAGCAACAGAACTACTAGTAGCTGGCATTCTGGACCACCGTCTACAAAATCATTTAATTCCGTACCGAGTAGCGGAACTCGAGACCCTCGAAACGAACCATCCAGCTGGAGTTCCAGGTCCTCAGAAAATGTAAACAGGTACGTAAGATACGTCTTTTTTACTTTTCTTCGGCAACCTCTTCTAACGGAAGGCATAAGAAAAACATACCCAAACGAATAAATGAAAACATTACTTACTTCTGCGCTAAATATTTACGATGCTGTTAATTTTCTATATTATCATCTAGACCAGTATTTCTCAAACTATAGTCCGCGAACCCTTGGGGGTCCGCCAACGTGTTGGTGAGCGTCCGCGAGGTCTCAGAAGAAAAAAGGAGCATATTATATAGTGGAATAAAAAAATGCTTCCCATAGTATTTTATTAGTATTAAAAACACCTGATAAAAGGTTTTCTGTTAAtagtaaaaaacaaaaaaaaaaaagactgaaAATAAGAAACTAGAATATTTGAAACGgctgaattttttttatacttttttcattattattttgtaCTTATAACATATTTGTCAGTTTTCATTTTAGTTTTGTTCAAAGTAATAAAAGATAGAATATTTGATTGGAATTTTCGTTTGAAATGCGATAGTTTTACATGAAAGCCAATTAACAAAGACCACGAACAGTGGGTCGAAAATGTTCAATAACAATAAATGGTTGGTACACGCttcattccaaataattttaattttggctTTCGTGGAAATCTTTTAGTTTGGTTAAGTGATTACCTTTTCGATAGATTCCAGGTTGCaagtgttaaaaataatttatttaaaaaaattgaagcaGTATCTGGTGTTCCTCGAGACTCGTATTTAGAGCCATTgctttttttataatttgtatCAATGATCTTATTGATAATCTAGCCAATGTTAAGTACCTACTTCATGCGGATGATCTTAAACTATTTTTTAAAGTTAAACAACATCGAGCAAGTTAATTACTTGAACTGATTTTGATACACTTTCAACATGGTGTGTAAACAATAAACTTGATCTTAATATTACCAAGTGCCATTATTATAATGATGATCACTTGTAACCGACATATTTCTATACAGTGCTGGACGAAAGTATTGGCATACTAAAGTTTCTAGGATATAAATGCTTATAATTACGAAAAGAATTATAGTACAGAGTTTATTTTTCTATAAACGTTTATTTTACATATCCTATTTTATCGTGTAACaagaattaatattataaatacaatgatataaaattaataattaaaatacattttctaaGCATTATTTAGATGGACAAAAGCTATGGCACACCCAGCTAGTAATATCTTTACATAATCATGTATGAATTTTTAGTTTTGTCGCTAGTCTTCTTTTGGAAACTTTACTGATTTGTTTTTCCAGTTCGTGTCAAACATAATTTATTGAATTCATGTCCGAGCTTTACAGTGGGACTTCCGAAGTGTGGACAATTAAGAAACAATACATGCCATATAACTATGATCATTATTTTGTTAAGAAAAATCCATTGGAAAGATTAGTTTTTCCTGTCTTTTGAATAATCTTCTTCTGACATATACaagtatatttatttaacaattataTCGTCGATAAATACGAGTTCTCAGAATCCAGAAGTAGTCATACCATATTACCGCGTCACCTCTGGTGCTATATCATAACTTGTAAGTTACATGCATCCTTTTCAGTATTAAGTTTGCTGCAGATCAGCATTCTACCAtgtaatttataatattaaatttgtgTTCATCAGAAAATAATATCTTTTCTTAAAGTTCAAGATCATTTTCCTTTTAAATTATCTTATTTAAATATGGCTCCCTTTGGTACCATACGAACTGAGTATTCAACATCTAAGAGTATTCTTGGTACAATTTTGAACTAATTTAAATACTCTGTACAGTAAAACAACTTTTCTCCGCTATCTGATTTTACATTTGACTGATTCATTAAGTTTATGTAagtttaatattatcttttacccTCGATCGTTATTTCTTTCATTTCCCGAAAATATTCACGTTTCGTTGATTATTTGAATGATCGAATAACATAAAATACGATTATCAATCTTAATATGATAATTAGACATCTTTCCAATGAAGTATCGATATAATGTACTTTGTGCTGtgtgccaatacttttgtcCGTCTAGAAAGTGCTTAGaaaacatatttttgttattatttttgtaCCACTTTATTTATGTTACTGGTCCTTGTATAATAAATTGGGATGTGTACAATAAAGGTTTATGGAAAAACGAACTTTGTAGTTAAATTTTTTTCGTAGTTATAAGCATTTGTATCCTAAAAAGTATGCTGTGCCAATACTTTCGTCTAGCACTGTATACTCGTATACACTCAGTACGCCATTACATTTTATCAATAATATCGGCAATTTAGACGTAACTtacgattttgatgaaatttagATATATCATAGTCACTGTCATTACTAATATTTAAACGTATATTCaagaatttctaaaaatttagAAAGTTATTGATATTGCAACTTTTTTCCAATAAATCGTAACTGTTGCACTAACAAAATTGATCAAAATGagcttcgatcaatagtttccgACATTTTACAAAGCAAAGATATAGATATACTGTTTTGTTTTGTTAcgtataaacaaattttaatgattaaaaaatgGATATTTGTGGCAGGAGGTGCAATTACTTCTTTGCACCTCCTTTGGGTGCATCATTGGTTGACAAAATTCAAGTTACCACTGTTTAATGGACACCACAAGGGTCGTGAGTATTTTTCCATCAGAATAGAATGGGATCTGATGGGATTGTCTTAATATCAGATGATCGAAACGTTAATATTGATTAAATAAATTAGTGTTGTATATATtgttacttgcgttatcttaaATGGATAGCAgaacaaaaaattatttaaaaattgttattaatttcAGATGGAGTAATTCGAGCAGCATGGGAAATACCTTACGTCATCCAGTACCACCGACGTACCAAAGCGGTCCTATTCAGTCTATGGGATTGACAGCACCTGGAACAACGCCATCGTACGATCGCTTCGATCCATACAAATCGTCGATGCCAAGCAtgagaaaatattgatcttgtCGCTCCGATACAGATTACTGTGACAAATAACAGCGAATTCAATGATACTACGTTTTAAGGCGTGTGCGTGTGCACAGGCACACACACACGCCGAATTACTACCTACATTCTTGATAAATCAAATTTAAACTATCCACAGCAGTTTATCGTACGCGCAATCTCGGTTGTAACAGTTACACGCGACGTTTGAAAACTTGAATTTACGAGAAGCGAACAGTTTTTTAATCCAGAGATCTTGTGCACATGCGTGCACGTGCTAGAAGTCGTTTTTCGGTCTCCCTATTATTCGTTGCATTTTAAGTTTATACCGAATAGATTTTTAATCGTCGCGCGTATCTCTCGCGTAATCGTAGCGATCGCGAGGGCACACGAAAACGTTGAATTTTCAGGATAAGACAATTCGAACGGATCGAAACGGCATTTCGCCCTCTTGATTTCTTTTTTTACGAGCACAGTTCGACAGTGGTATTAAAGACTTTCGGAAACGTCCACCGTGAGACGCGTTTAAACAGCACGTATTTATTGGTTTTCCATGCGCACCCAACTTGCGAAATACATGCAACGCGTACAACGCACGGTATATGCATTACCGAACTGTAATTGATGTTTGTACAGTTGTTAATAGATACGATCGTGTGGTTAGAGATCCTATAGAGGAACGCTCGACGCGGGAGAACATTTTATTCGTTTCGTTTTACCTGCTCGACGAAAcgaattagatttgtacgatgcGTTATATGAATCGTTAACTGCAATTTATTCTGAACGATAATAACGCGCATTCGTTTACATCGATGGACATATTCTTGTAGGACATTAAGGTATCGTATAGAGTCACTCGCAGTTATAACGCGTACCTTTAACCGATTCTTTATAGAAACACGTACATATTCTGCAAGGATATGACTGAATTTGTATATTGAATTCCATAAGAATTGTATATCTAATGACGAGGAAATTTACGTTCATACGTGAAGCACACGTACCACGTTTCAGTGTAGCGACGATTATTACAGCATAAGTAAATTTATGGCATAATAGAACGTTTCGAAATCCTTTACTAAAGACCTGGCCAAACTACgcgaaacaaaaatatatacagggtgtttagggTATGCTAAAATTGATGATATAAACTTTGGATACGCAGTACTCGTCAATCTTTGACATGTTTCCTCGTCGAGATTTGCATCTGAATGGAATTAAGAACAAGAAGACAAATGTGTTAAATGTGTCTAAACAGTAGATCAACTATACAGGTTGAGTCAAtgagaattattatctaaaatatcttGTTATCTATTAGTATTATTAAAAGACTCAAGATCGTCTCAACATCTCATTAAGAGACAGACCATTGATTTTTTCCAATCGGTATTTAATATTGATGCCCCCTATATCTTTGAAAGATAATAATATGAGATTAATACAGTCCAAAATTGTAAAGAGATTCCATGTCTTTATGACGTCGATAGATTTGTCTATTTTATTCACAACCCATTGCAAAGAATTCTTAATGTAATAACTTTTAAATGTAACTGTGATTCCCTGGTTTTAACGGTTGAAGCAAAGAAATTGGCAAATCTGAGACAACAAGCATGCTTGCTCGAATAAATAAACGTCGAACGACAgtgtttgtatttaaaaattgaaacgttTTGTAAGAGGAGATTCCCAAATCATTGAGAATTTTCCCAAATTTTCTCGCAACTTTTGCACATCCTGTATATACAAATGTAAACTGAACAGCGAGTGAATGAAGCACCGTGTGTGAGTGCGTTGTTGCGCGACAAATGATCGAAAAGTGGAAGAAAAAGAGTGTATCCGATGGTAGGGAACACTTTCCCTTGGTCGAGCATAGTCAGGGATGGCGCCAGTCAGAGGAAGAAAGGTGAGAAGGAAAAGAGAAGCGGAGAGAGTGAGGGAACAAACAAGTCCGTCGAAAGCAAAGTGTGTCGAGGTCTTTTCACGGACAGTCATCGCGCGACCGAGGTTTGCCCTGTGCAACCACTATTGCACGATTCGGACGCTTCCTttgcttgaatttttttcatcgGTTCCCTCTCCTGCTTCTGCCCCGCTCCTACACGCCAACCTCACCGCTCGTCCCTCTTTCTCCCTCTATCCGTTTCCCTATCTCTATCTCCCTGTCGAGGCTCAATAGACGATGGACAATTCGTCGGTACTCTCGCGGACGCGACAAGTCTATTGAAATAGTTCGCCGCGTATCTCGTCGCGGGTATCAGGTGTGGTGGCAGCAGAAGCACCTGGAATGTCTGTGCAAAGGAATCGTTGACTTTTTTACTCGGTCAGCAGGATGTCGCCGTCCATTGTTTTTTTCGGTAAGTGATTTGTCACCGATGATTTGAACGAAACCGTACCTAATCTAATTAACGTATCGATCACGTGAAAATGTACGATCCAAGAGCGCTTTCGTTTGACTAAATTCGAATTCAAACAATTGTCTTTGCGCGCGGAAAATTTCAAACGTACTTCTGGCTTCGAACATGCTTCACCGCCAACCTTGACTTTAAGTTGGGACGTTTGAACAAATCGTgcccattaataaaaatatcaatgTATTTATTTCGATGGTCGGTTGTCGCTGACACAAGACTATTACGTTATCAATCCGAACAGAGAGATTGCAAATGACATTGGACCCGCACGATGCGGGCTAAATGACGTTCGCGCGATCACGTGGGCGCTTACCTAAGTCGAAGCGCTAAGATTGAGTATGAAAGTGCGacaaactattaaaaaataaacgttGAAAAAGTGTCTGACGAGTATATTGGATTCCAAGAATGAGACGAGTTAAATTCATCGAAATCTTCCTAATCCCAGAGCTGTGAGGTTTTTTCCAAGAAGACGATGATCCATCGTTTTCTGGAGAGGCGTATAACGTTCGACGGAGAAATTCATTCTCGCGTGTTTACGATCGAATTCCCCCGTCGAGTGGCATACAATTGCAATTATCTCCCTTGGAATCGGAACGATCCTCTCGTTCCTCGAACGACCGAAAGACAAACAATCTTCAGCTCATTTCTCACCGCGGTACGGTCGAGCAAGTATCGGCGATGAATCAGTGAACGGAAGAAAGGCGCGCTTTCTCGTCGAGCAACTTTCACCGTCGATGAAGTCCGTGTACATTAACTTATTCCGAAAAGGCCTCCTTCAACGGCGGGCCACGTTATTTCGAACCCGACACGTCCCCTCCTTCGTCTCCCTTCCTCCCAATTTGCGTCGCTTTGTTTTCCCCCTAAGGGGCCAGTTTGGTACTTTGAGCTGAAAATTACGATTTCTTTTAATACGTCGTTCACCCGACCAAAACAGTAAAATCTTCGTCGTACTTATTTTTGTTGTCTTTTACTTTTGTTTATTGTCTCATCTCATTGGACAAAGTATATTTAATGTTAATGTTTCGACATAGTGTCTACgtcgaaagaaaagaaaaaatcgcaCCTATTCCACGTGATGATGATACGTATACATCGCGAGCCAAAAGCAACGAGAGGAAAGTTATTGCGTACGTTGCTTTCGAATAACGATTGTCACGTTTCAACAATCATTGTTGCTCGTAACTCGAAACAATACGATTTCAGACACGTGTTTGCAAACATCCGGATTTACAAGATCGAGATCGTTCCACGCCTACGCATACCGATCGTGTCCAAATATATTAAGGTTAGCCTGTACAGCTTCGGCGTTCGTGGTAGTGTTTTCTTAAGTAGGCGGCGTGATCACTTAGGAAGGGTGCAAACAGTTAATTCGTATATACTTTTTCCAGAAAGCCAAAAATAACGTAGACTACAAAGTACGTCTCCCAAATAGTTCGAGGATATTTGATTCGTAGAAAGATCAACGTGCACGACTCAACATACTCAACATCGGTAGATACGTGAAATGCGAGAAATTTCACTCGCGGCTCCGTTACACTTCCAATTCAATTTCACGAAGAATCGAGCTACCTTCTCGTACGCTTCCAAGACGCTTTTCATATCAATTTTGCTCAGGCTTACGAGTAAAACTCGGGAAATCGTGTTAATAGGTCGGTACAGGAGCAGACTGCCGTGAATCGCGTTCGTAAGGTTGAGTTTGCCAACCACCACGTGGCGATTCGCAAAACTTTCGAGTTTGCGTTCTTCCGAACGACGTCATCGTCGATCGTTTCTCAGAAGATTCGAAAGCTACCTTCTCCACCGTAAACTGTTGGCAATATTGCATAATGATTGCCGTGTATGCTTTAAAAGAGTGTTGGATGCTGTTTGGTAGGAATCATGACGTAGTGCGTCAAACGTTATCGGTAGGTCGTTCCCGCGAATTCTTGCGACATAGCTAGAGGGCGTCTTGACTCGAGGCGCTAATTCATACTAACTCGGTATATTACAAAGTAAGTATGCAAAGAAATTTGTTCAGCTCTTAAACAAATGAATTTATTGTAAATATTAAATCAGTACTACAAAAATTCAGAGAGGATATCATCGATGACAAAATAACAAGCGTGTGGCGTAAGAGGTAACGAGTCGATAGACAATGACTAAAGATGCTGTTGTTTTTAATAACCGATCACGCTGTATGTCTTACTCTGATTTTATACGATACATATTTGATATTTGTCGGGATAATTCTCATTGTTCTCGATatagataaaaaatatatttgatgCACTGTACGAATGTTACAGAACTGTACATGATATGGAGCCTGTTGACGAGTTGCTGGTCTTACACCGACCAAGTTACGCGCTATCGCTACCGTAAGTAAGGGGAATGCGACGATATGTTTCTATAATCGAAAGTAACGCTGGCTTCTAAAAGAACTCGTACATACTGACCCAAATATGTAGACTCTCTTTGACTTCCGATTATTAGATTGTGGTTGGATGCACAAACTAAACGGCAACGAGTCCAGCGTATTTGCGATAGTATCAAGTTGTTTTTACAGTTAGCGTACAGCCGAAGCTATGCAACGATACCGTACGAAAACTACGGCGCGTTGAGAAGAAAAACGGGCATCGATATCTTTCGTTCGTAGTCGTTAACAATAGATCGACTTGTTTTGCCATTTGTTATAATGCTTATGCAACGATTAATTAACGATCCCGAAGGCGTTGGTATATTTGTCCATTTTGAATACATACTTATGTTCGCGTGTATGTAACGATCACGTTACGTATGCGTTCGTGGTGTTGATTTGCAGCAACGAGATATGGAATGACAAGCTCTCCAGGTTTCGTGGCACCGATTCGTGGATGGTCCGAAACGGAAGCGTGG of the Colletes latitarsis isolate SP2378_abdomen chromosome 9, iyColLati1, whole genome shotgun sequence genome contains:
- the LOC143345528 gene encoding uncharacterized protein LOC143345528 isoform X2, translated to MADVEGKKLTELRVIDLKTELERRGLDKTGNKAALLERLSKSISDEGENPDEYLIIPCGGVCKVSPRKNSVTGVINQEESPETLESLKEEVTEGPDDNETKPKIETKPVIEKEMAPKIEEPQSEVQNNTSKEIECKQEPKVHLTKITIESTQPIEKKVEPEAAIVANQTSTSSASTVEANGIDNEDSINLTIGEDEENLLAEETESHDRHKDGGEKKKVEENKKGESKGSSRAEAGANSKEGTTSGANVGTKNKQDGGDGSKSVESSNKSQKREDKDKKASQVSPVNASSRNLWVSGLSSSTRATDLKQIFSKYGKVIGAKVVTNARTPGARCYGYVTMSTSEDAAKCIQHLHRTELHGRVISVEKAKGDTQQSHMRKRDTTNGKSEKKEEKDKIKDNHDVSDRKEKEPKKEIEDKGLETTKKSDEKSEGAENKKAEVLEKKDEVSKESDSRSTKSTSKKPEGEKGKRGGDEKKIRSWDHHRSHTRSRSRERRRRDDVLTFAKIREERERQRLRERERILREEERRRREDMERQREIDRKQREEAARLEREREKLRRERERIEQEKAELLRLERERQKVEREKLERERLELKRQQMRLEESRRAPPPPSIKRSSSDRRDPRDLYVEPDRKRMTTEHSRRHSPERVSDRRGEILDRVSDRRLDASPPARYESSRSAQDIGLKKEFKRSSDFTSRSSRPESFSEVSRGREVIVRRETLSTTASSIDPRQVKERSSTKFFSRYERPSTTTYTREREVRRSEPETHRSSRDSHTRYSESFKPTGSSTPRDSRYVESNRTTSSWHSGPPSTKSFNSVPSSGTRDPRNEPSSWSSRSSENVNRWSNSSSMGNTLRHPVPPTYQSGPIQSMGLTAPGTTPSYDRFDPYKSSMPSMRKY
- the LOC143345528 gene encoding uncharacterized protein LOC143345528 isoform X3 gives rise to the protein MADVEGKKLTELRVIDLKTELERRGLDKTGNKAALLERLSKSISDEGENPDEYLIIPCGGVCKVSPRKNSVTGVINQEESPETLESLKEEVTEGPDDNETKPKIETKPVIEKEMAPKIEEPQSEVQNNTSKEIECKQEPKVHLTKITIESTQPIEKKVEPEAAIVANQTSTSSASTVEANGIDNEDSINLTIGEDEENLLAEETESHDRHKDGGEKKKVEENKKGESKGSSRAEAGANSKEGTTSGANVGTKNKQDGGDGSKSVESSNKSQKREDKDKKASQVSPVNASSRNLWVSGLSSSTRATDLKQIFSKYGKVIGAKVVTNARTPGARCYGYVTMSTSEDAAKCIQHLHRTELHGRVISVEKAKGDTQQSHMRKRDTTNGKSEKKEEKDKIKDNHDVSDRKEKEPKKEIEDKGLETKPSKCATAKKSDEKSEGAENKKAEVLEKKDEVSKESDSRSTKSTSKKPEGEKGKRGGDEKKIRSWDHHRSHTRSRSRERRRRDDVLTFAKIREERERQRLRERERILREEERRRREDMERQREIDRKQREEAARLEREREKLRRERERIEQEKAELLRLERERQKVEREKLERERLELKRQQMRLEESRRAPPPPSIKRSSSDRRDPRDLYVEPDRKRMTTEHSRRHSPERVSDRRGEILDRVSDRRLDASPPARYESSRSAQDIGLKKEFKRSSDFTSRSSRPESFSEVSRGREVIVRRETLSTTASSIDPRQVKESRYERPSTTTYTREREVRRSEPETHRSSRDSHTRYSESFKPTGSSTPRDSRYVESNRTTSSWHSGPPSTKSFNSVPSSGTRDPRNEPSSWSSRSSENVNRWSNSSSMGNTLRHPVPPTYQSGPIQSMGLTAPGTTPSYDRFDPYKSSMPSMRKY